Within Stella humosa, the genomic segment AAGGCCCAGGCCGCGTTCGGCGATGCGTTCGGCGGTGGTCCAATGGAGCGCCACCCGGGCGGTCGGGTCCTCGACGATGCGGTCGTGCGCGGCCGCCAGCGACGGCGGTTCGCCGCCGATGCGGATGCCGCCCAGAAAGATGCCCTCCGGCCCGGCATAGCCCACCCCCGGCACCTGGGCCAGGGCGGCTGCGGCCGCGTCCCCGGTCGCCAGCACCAGCACCGTCGGCAACCGGCTCGCGGCCGGTTCCGGGAAGACGGCGCGCAGGAGCTGGGCTGCCAGCCGATTGGCCTCTATGTCGGTGATGCTCGGCCGGGCGTTGGCCTCCAGGATGGCGAACTTCTGCTCGCGCCACGGCCGCTCGACGGCCTCGGCCCGGAAGTCGAGCGCCGTGATCGGCATGTCCAGCACGGTCGCGATCCGCTCGAAGAGCTGGATGTTGTCGGGGTGCGTGTCGGCGGTCACCTCGACCGGATACCCGCCGCGCGACCGCATGGGGGTGGTGCGCACCTCCACCCGCTCGCCGCGGGCCGGCACGGTCTCAAGCGAGCGGCCGGCGCGGCCCAGCGTCCAGAGCATCTCGCCGTCCACGGTCAGTGGATAGCCCGCCGGGAAGTTCGCCCGACCGGCCGCCAGGTCGGCATTGTGCCGCTCGATCAGCCAGGCGATCGCATGCGTCCCGTCCCCCACCACGTAGGGGCGGTTGCGGCGCATCACGATGGCGATGCGGCCGCCGATGACCGTGGCGCGGAAATCCGGCGTGTCGAGATAGGGCTCGATCATCGCCAAATTGCCGGCTTCCATCGCCTTGGCGAAGGCGGCCGGCACTTCGGCGGCGTCGGCGACAGCCAGCATGACGCCGCGGGACAGGGAGCCATCGGTCGGCTTGATGACGACGGGAAAGCCGATGCGCTCTGCCGCCAGCACGGCCGCGTCGGCGGTCGTGGCGATCCGGCACGGCAGGACGGGAATGCCGAGCCCGGCCAGGAACCGCTTGGTCAGCAGCTTGTCCGACGACAGCTTCGAGCCCATGGATGGGGCCGTCAGCGGCAGGGAATGGTCGAAGCGCACCTGCCGGGCGCCTTCCCCCAGGACCATGGTGCCGGGATAGAGGTGCGACGGGCGGCAGGCGATGCCGGCGGTCGCCGCCGCTGCGGCGACCACGCGGCTGACCGGGTCGAGGTTGGCGATGGTCGGCTCGGCCTCGGCCGCCTCGCGAAGCTGCGCCATCGCGCCGGCCAGGCGCTCGGCGATCTCGGCAGGGGTCCCGGGCTTGGTGCAGGCGCCGGCGAGCGTCATCGCCAGGGCGGCGGCGCGCCTTGCCAGGGGCTCGGGTGCGTCGAATATGAGGTAGGCCCGCACGATCTGGCTGGCAGCCGGCCGCGGCCGGGCGGCTCGGCGGCCCTGGGCGGCGGCCAAGAGCCTTTCGGTCGTTGCTGCCACCAGGTCCATTCCGTCGACCGGGGCGGCCGCATCCTCGTCGGCCGGCAACTCCAGCAGGCTGCATACCGCCTGCCAGCGCGCAACCCATCCGGGGCCCGCGGCGGCAGTCAGCGTCCCGGGCTCGTCGAAGGCGAGCAGGATCGCCGCATCGGGCCCTTCGATCGACGGGCCGGCGAGGCTGCG encodes:
- a CDS encoding acetate--CoA ligase family protein, producing MSTRDIVTTVRSLAGPSIEGPDAAILLAFDEPGTLTAAAGPGWVARWQAVCSLLELPADEDAAAPVDGMDLVAATTERLLAAAQGRRAARPRPAASQIVRAYLIFDAPEPLARRAAALAMTLAGACTKPGTPAEIAERLAGAMAQLREAAEAEPTIANLDPVSRVVAAAAATAGIACRPSHLYPGTMVLGEGARQVRFDHSLPLTAPSMGSKLSSDKLLTKRFLAGLGIPVLPCRIATTADAAVLAAERIGFPVVIKPTDGSLSRGVMLAVADAAEVPAAFAKAMEAGNLAMIEPYLDTPDFRATVIGGRIAIVMRRNRPYVVGDGTHAIAWLIERHNADLAAGRANFPAGYPLTVDGEMLWTLGRAGRSLETVPARGERVEVRTTPMRSRGGYPVEVTADTHPDNIQLFERIATVLDMPITALDFRAEAVERPWREQKFAILEANARPSITDIEANRLAAQLLRAVFPEPAASRLPTVLVLATGDAAAAALAQVPGVGYAGPEGIFLGGIRIGGEPPSLAAAHDRIVEDPTARVALHWTTAERIAERGLGLARIDHAFLPADAAGAVPDLVRRHADRVEVLPAGDGTTAPVLAAIARLDRR